One Rhipicephalus microplus isolate Deutch F79 chromosome 4, USDA_Rmic, whole genome shotgun sequence genomic window carries:
- the LOC142813821 gene encoding uncharacterized protein LOC142813821 isoform X2 — MFALVRFLDSDHAHDTRIYVVRVEDIHDFHPKHETDFDGKAVYVVHWEDEANGDDTGEYKAQILRLGATEKEARESPKRIPIPKIAVEEGSDVEGAVTKKATAARMKKTAVNRTAAKKDRYEQILKKQMSHALRQNSEQTRKTRLSSSSSSDDSLVSSSEVTEEKKKTKFWKKRCKELRQDNIFLQEQVSSQQVLLNSKFLRFEDLQHSKEADVESCTVQARKETAKATSNLDAGSLHSRSAIDGKALGLFLLYCLRVIITMQNIYADFIEEPPTSMTACAAKESDDLPSPRKCFSYLEDGSFHLQKGICLTPIQAKRILSHKKARLVVKETAQAIWSQKGLASRSVKGGVAPGRRNLGEVAKPALTPEKVAVLEETLNHWSHVTGADSSIAARNLTSILTEKIQDCIKAERRKPPQ; from the exons ATGTTCGCGCTAGTTCGCTTTCTAGATAGTGACCATGCACATGACACTCGTATATATGTTGTGCGAGTGGAGGATATCCATGATTTTCATCCGAAGCACGAGACGGATTTCGATGGCAAGGCAGTGTATGTCGTTCACTGGGAGGATGAAGCAAACGGTGACGACACGGGTGAATATAAAGCCCAGATACTTCGACTTGGCG CCACAGAGAAAGAAGCTCGGGAATCGCCAAAAAGAATTCCGATCCCTAAAATTGCAGTTGAGGAAGGCTCGGACGTTGAAGGAGCTGTGACCAAGAAGGCCACT GCTGCAAGAATGAAAAAAACAGCTGTCAACCGAACTGCAGCAAAAAAAGACCGGTACGAGCAGATCTTGAAAAAGCAGATGAGCCACGCTCTCCGACAGAACTCGGAACAAACT CGAAAAACGCGACTGAGTTCATCATCAAGCTCGGATGACTCTCTCGTGTCCAGCTCAGAAGtaacagaagagaagaaaaaaaccaaaTTTTGGAAAAAGAGATGCAAGGAGCTGCGGCAAGACAACATCTTCTTGCAAGAACAAGTTAGCTCACAGCAGGTGCTGTTAAACTCAAAATTTCTGAGGT TTGAAGACCTGCAGCACAGCAAAGAGGCTGACGTTGAGAGCTGCACTGTACAAGCTAGAAAGGAGACAGCAAAGGCCACAAGCAACCTAG ATGCTGGCAGTCTACACTCACGAAGTGCCATTGATGGTAAGGCTTTAGGTTTATTTCTATTGTATTGCTTACGTGTAATTATAACAATGCAAAATATTTATGCAGACTTCATAGAGGAACCTCCCACTTCGATGACTG CATGTGCAGCAAAAGAATCTGATGACCTGCCTAGTCCAA GGAAATGTTTTTCATATTTAGAAGATGGCTCT TTTCATCTTCAAAAGGGCATCTGCCTGACGCCTATTCAGGCAAAAAGAATTCTGTCTCACAAGAAGGCAAGGCTGGTGGTGAAGGAAACGGCACAAGCCATATGGTCCCAGAAAGGGCTAGCGTCACGCAGTGTTAAAGGTGGCGTAGCTCCAGGAAGAAGGAACCTCGGCGAGGTTGCAAAGCCTGCGCTGACACCTGAAAAGGTCGCGGTTCTGGAAG AAACACTCAACCATTGGTCGCATGTGACAGGCGCCGACTCGTCCATTGCAGCCCGAAACTTGACCAGCATACTAACTGAAAAAATTCAGGATTGCATCAAGGCAGAGCGACGAAAACCTCCACAGTAA
- the LOC142813821 gene encoding uncharacterized protein LOC142813821 isoform X6 has translation MFALVRFLDSDHAHDTRIYVVRVEDIHDFHPKHETDFDGKAVYVVHWEDEANGDDTGEYKAQILRLGATEKEARESPKRIPIPKIAVEEGSDVEGAVTKKATAARMKKTAVNRTAAKKDRYEQILKKQMSHALRQNSEQTRKTRLSSSSSSDDSLVSSSEVTEEKKKTKFWKKRCKELRQDNIFLQEQVSSQQVLLNSKFLRFEDLQHSKEADVESCTVQARKETAKATSNLVKSIQETVPGSPNAGSLHSRSAIDDFIEEPPTSMTGKCFSYLEDGSFHLQKGICLTPIQAKRILSHKKARLVVKETAQAIWSQKGLASRSVKGGVAPGRRNLGEVAKPALTPEKVAVLEETLNHWSHVTGADSSIAARNLTSILTEKIQDCIKAERRKPPQ, from the exons ATGTTCGCGCTAGTTCGCTTTCTAGATAGTGACCATGCACATGACACTCGTATATATGTTGTGCGAGTGGAGGATATCCATGATTTTCATCCGAAGCACGAGACGGATTTCGATGGCAAGGCAGTGTATGTCGTTCACTGGGAGGATGAAGCAAACGGTGACGACACGGGTGAATATAAAGCCCAGATACTTCGACTTGGCG CCACAGAGAAAGAAGCTCGGGAATCGCCAAAAAGAATTCCGATCCCTAAAATTGCAGTTGAGGAAGGCTCGGACGTTGAAGGAGCTGTGACCAAGAAGGCCACT GCTGCAAGAATGAAAAAAACAGCTGTCAACCGAACTGCAGCAAAAAAAGACCGGTACGAGCAGATCTTGAAAAAGCAGATGAGCCACGCTCTCCGACAGAACTCGGAACAAACT CGAAAAACGCGACTGAGTTCATCATCAAGCTCGGATGACTCTCTCGTGTCCAGCTCAGAAGtaacagaagagaagaaaaaaaccaaaTTTTGGAAAAAGAGATGCAAGGAGCTGCGGCAAGACAACATCTTCTTGCAAGAACAAGTTAGCTCACAGCAGGTGCTGTTAAACTCAAAATTTCTGAGGT TTGAAGACCTGCAGCACAGCAAAGAGGCTGACGTTGAGAGCTGCACTGTACAAGCTAGAAAGGAGACAGCAAAGGCCACAAGCAACCTAG TAAAGTCCATTCAAGAGACTGTGCCTGGGTCACCGA ATGCTGGCAGTCTACACTCACGAAGTGCCATTGATG ACTTCATAGAGGAACCTCCCACTTCGATGACTG GGAAATGTTTTTCATATTTAGAAGATGGCTCT TTTCATCTTCAAAAGGGCATCTGCCTGACGCCTATTCAGGCAAAAAGAATTCTGTCTCACAAGAAGGCAAGGCTGGTGGTGAAGGAAACGGCACAAGCCATATGGTCCCAGAAAGGGCTAGCGTCACGCAGTGTTAAAGGTGGCGTAGCTCCAGGAAGAAGGAACCTCGGCGAGGTTGCAAAGCCTGCGCTGACACCTGAAAAGGTCGCGGTTCTGGAAG AAACACTCAACCATTGGTCGCATGTGACAGGCGCCGACTCGTCCATTGCAGCCCGAAACTTGACCAGCATACTAACTGAAAAAATTCAGGATTGCATCAAGGCAGAGCGACGAAAACCTCCACAGTAA
- the LOC142813821 gene encoding uncharacterized protein LOC142813821 isoform X4: MFALVRFLDSDHAHDTRIYVVRVEDIHDFHPKHETDFDGKAVYVVHWEDEANGDDTGEYKAQILRLGATEKEARESPKRIPIPKIAVEEGSDVEGAVTKKATAARMKKTAVNRTAAKKDRYEQILKKQMSHALRQNSEQTRKTRLSSSSSSDDSLVSSSEVTEEKKKTKFWKKRCKELRQDNIFLQEQVSSQQVLLNSKFLRFEDLQHSKEADVESCTVQARKETAKATSNLVKSIQETVPGSPNAGSLHSRSAIDDFIEEPPTSMTACAAKESDDLPSPRKCFSYLEDGSFHLQKGICLTPIQAKRILSHKKARLVVKETAQAIWSQKGLASRSVKGGVAPGRRNLGEVAKPALTPEKVAVLEETLNHWSHVTGADSSIAARNLTSILTEKIQDCIKAERRKPPQ; encoded by the exons ATGTTCGCGCTAGTTCGCTTTCTAGATAGTGACCATGCACATGACACTCGTATATATGTTGTGCGAGTGGAGGATATCCATGATTTTCATCCGAAGCACGAGACGGATTTCGATGGCAAGGCAGTGTATGTCGTTCACTGGGAGGATGAAGCAAACGGTGACGACACGGGTGAATATAAAGCCCAGATACTTCGACTTGGCG CCACAGAGAAAGAAGCTCGGGAATCGCCAAAAAGAATTCCGATCCCTAAAATTGCAGTTGAGGAAGGCTCGGACGTTGAAGGAGCTGTGACCAAGAAGGCCACT GCTGCAAGAATGAAAAAAACAGCTGTCAACCGAACTGCAGCAAAAAAAGACCGGTACGAGCAGATCTTGAAAAAGCAGATGAGCCACGCTCTCCGACAGAACTCGGAACAAACT CGAAAAACGCGACTGAGTTCATCATCAAGCTCGGATGACTCTCTCGTGTCCAGCTCAGAAGtaacagaagagaagaaaaaaaccaaaTTTTGGAAAAAGAGATGCAAGGAGCTGCGGCAAGACAACATCTTCTTGCAAGAACAAGTTAGCTCACAGCAGGTGCTGTTAAACTCAAAATTTCTGAGGT TTGAAGACCTGCAGCACAGCAAAGAGGCTGACGTTGAGAGCTGCACTGTACAAGCTAGAAAGGAGACAGCAAAGGCCACAAGCAACCTAG TAAAGTCCATTCAAGAGACTGTGCCTGGGTCACCGA ATGCTGGCAGTCTACACTCACGAAGTGCCATTGATG ACTTCATAGAGGAACCTCCCACTTCGATGACTG CATGTGCAGCAAAAGAATCTGATGACCTGCCTAGTCCAA GGAAATGTTTTTCATATTTAGAAGATGGCTCT TTTCATCTTCAAAAGGGCATCTGCCTGACGCCTATTCAGGCAAAAAGAATTCTGTCTCACAAGAAGGCAAGGCTGGTGGTGAAGGAAACGGCACAAGCCATATGGTCCCAGAAAGGGCTAGCGTCACGCAGTGTTAAAGGTGGCGTAGCTCCAGGAAGAAGGAACCTCGGCGAGGTTGCAAAGCCTGCGCTGACACCTGAAAAGGTCGCGGTTCTGGAAG AAACACTCAACCATTGGTCGCATGTGACAGGCGCCGACTCGTCCATTGCAGCCCGAAACTTGACCAGCATACTAACTGAAAAAATTCAGGATTGCATCAAGGCAGAGCGACGAAAACCTCCACAGTAA
- the LOC142813821 gene encoding uncharacterized protein LOC142813821 isoform X1, protein MFALVRFLDSDHAHDTRIYVVRVEDIHDFHPKHETDFDGKAVYVVHWEDEANGDDTGEYKAQILRLGATEKEARESPKRIPIPKIAVEEGSDVEGAVTKKATAARMKKTAVNRTAAKKDRYEQILKKQMSHALRQNSEQTRKTRLSSSSSSDDSLVSSSEVTEEKKKTKFWKKRCKELRQDNIFLQEQVSSQQVLLNSKFLRFEDLQHSKEADVESCTVQARKETAKATSNLVKSIQETVPGSPNAGSLHSRSAIDGKALGLFLLYCLRVIITMQNIYADFIEEPPTSMTACAAKESDDLPSPRKCFSYLEDGSFHLQKGICLTPIQAKRILSHKKARLVVKETAQAIWSQKGLASRSVKGGVAPGRRNLGEVAKPALTPEKVAVLEETLNHWSHVTGADSSIAARNLTSILTEKIQDCIKAERRKPPQ, encoded by the exons ATGTTCGCGCTAGTTCGCTTTCTAGATAGTGACCATGCACATGACACTCGTATATATGTTGTGCGAGTGGAGGATATCCATGATTTTCATCCGAAGCACGAGACGGATTTCGATGGCAAGGCAGTGTATGTCGTTCACTGGGAGGATGAAGCAAACGGTGACGACACGGGTGAATATAAAGCCCAGATACTTCGACTTGGCG CCACAGAGAAAGAAGCTCGGGAATCGCCAAAAAGAATTCCGATCCCTAAAATTGCAGTTGAGGAAGGCTCGGACGTTGAAGGAGCTGTGACCAAGAAGGCCACT GCTGCAAGAATGAAAAAAACAGCTGTCAACCGAACTGCAGCAAAAAAAGACCGGTACGAGCAGATCTTGAAAAAGCAGATGAGCCACGCTCTCCGACAGAACTCGGAACAAACT CGAAAAACGCGACTGAGTTCATCATCAAGCTCGGATGACTCTCTCGTGTCCAGCTCAGAAGtaacagaagagaagaaaaaaaccaaaTTTTGGAAAAAGAGATGCAAGGAGCTGCGGCAAGACAACATCTTCTTGCAAGAACAAGTTAGCTCACAGCAGGTGCTGTTAAACTCAAAATTTCTGAGGT TTGAAGACCTGCAGCACAGCAAAGAGGCTGACGTTGAGAGCTGCACTGTACAAGCTAGAAAGGAGACAGCAAAGGCCACAAGCAACCTAG TAAAGTCCATTCAAGAGACTGTGCCTGGGTCACCGA ATGCTGGCAGTCTACACTCACGAAGTGCCATTGATGGTAAGGCTTTAGGTTTATTTCTATTGTATTGCTTACGTGTAATTATAACAATGCAAAATATTTATGCAGACTTCATAGAGGAACCTCCCACTTCGATGACTG CATGTGCAGCAAAAGAATCTGATGACCTGCCTAGTCCAA GGAAATGTTTTTCATATTTAGAAGATGGCTCT TTTCATCTTCAAAAGGGCATCTGCCTGACGCCTATTCAGGCAAAAAGAATTCTGTCTCACAAGAAGGCAAGGCTGGTGGTGAAGGAAACGGCACAAGCCATATGGTCCCAGAAAGGGCTAGCGTCACGCAGTGTTAAAGGTGGCGTAGCTCCAGGAAGAAGGAACCTCGGCGAGGTTGCAAAGCCTGCGCTGACACCTGAAAAGGTCGCGGTTCTGGAAG AAACACTCAACCATTGGTCGCATGTGACAGGCGCCGACTCGTCCATTGCAGCCCGAAACTTGACCAGCATACTAACTGAAAAAATTCAGGATTGCATCAAGGCAGAGCGACGAAAACCTCCACAGTAA
- the LOC142813821 gene encoding uncharacterized protein LOC142813821 isoform X5, with protein MFALVRFLDSDHAHDTRIYVVRVEDIHDFHPKHETDFDGKAVYVVHWEDEANGDDTGEYKAQILRLGATEKEARESPKRIPIPKIAVEEGSDVEGAVTKKATAARMKKTAVNRTAAKKDRYEQILKKQMSHALRQNSEQTRKTRLSSSSSSDDSLVSSSEVTEEKKKTKFWKKRCKELRQDNIFLQEQVSSQQVLLNSKFLRFEDLQHSKEADVESCTVQARKETAKATSNLDAGSLHSRSAIDDFIEEPPTSMTACAAKESDDLPSPRKCFSYLEDGSFHLQKGICLTPIQAKRILSHKKARLVVKETAQAIWSQKGLASRSVKGGVAPGRRNLGEVAKPALTPEKVAVLEETLNHWSHVTGADSSIAARNLTSILTEKIQDCIKAERRKPPQ; from the exons ATGTTCGCGCTAGTTCGCTTTCTAGATAGTGACCATGCACATGACACTCGTATATATGTTGTGCGAGTGGAGGATATCCATGATTTTCATCCGAAGCACGAGACGGATTTCGATGGCAAGGCAGTGTATGTCGTTCACTGGGAGGATGAAGCAAACGGTGACGACACGGGTGAATATAAAGCCCAGATACTTCGACTTGGCG CCACAGAGAAAGAAGCTCGGGAATCGCCAAAAAGAATTCCGATCCCTAAAATTGCAGTTGAGGAAGGCTCGGACGTTGAAGGAGCTGTGACCAAGAAGGCCACT GCTGCAAGAATGAAAAAAACAGCTGTCAACCGAACTGCAGCAAAAAAAGACCGGTACGAGCAGATCTTGAAAAAGCAGATGAGCCACGCTCTCCGACAGAACTCGGAACAAACT CGAAAAACGCGACTGAGTTCATCATCAAGCTCGGATGACTCTCTCGTGTCCAGCTCAGAAGtaacagaagagaagaaaaaaaccaaaTTTTGGAAAAAGAGATGCAAGGAGCTGCGGCAAGACAACATCTTCTTGCAAGAACAAGTTAGCTCACAGCAGGTGCTGTTAAACTCAAAATTTCTGAGGT TTGAAGACCTGCAGCACAGCAAAGAGGCTGACGTTGAGAGCTGCACTGTACAAGCTAGAAAGGAGACAGCAAAGGCCACAAGCAACCTAG ATGCTGGCAGTCTACACTCACGAAGTGCCATTGATG ACTTCATAGAGGAACCTCCCACTTCGATGACTG CATGTGCAGCAAAAGAATCTGATGACCTGCCTAGTCCAA GGAAATGTTTTTCATATTTAGAAGATGGCTCT TTTCATCTTCAAAAGGGCATCTGCCTGACGCCTATTCAGGCAAAAAGAATTCTGTCTCACAAGAAGGCAAGGCTGGTGGTGAAGGAAACGGCACAAGCCATATGGTCCCAGAAAGGGCTAGCGTCACGCAGTGTTAAAGGTGGCGTAGCTCCAGGAAGAAGGAACCTCGGCGAGGTTGCAAAGCCTGCGCTGACACCTGAAAAGGTCGCGGTTCTGGAAG AAACACTCAACCATTGGTCGCATGTGACAGGCGCCGACTCGTCCATTGCAGCCCGAAACTTGACCAGCATACTAACTGAAAAAATTCAGGATTGCATCAAGGCAGAGCGACGAAAACCTCCACAGTAA
- the LOC142813821 gene encoding uncharacterized protein LOC142813821 isoform X7 has product MFALVRFLDSDHAHDTRIYVVRVEDIHDFHPKHETDFDGKAVYVVHWEDEANGDDTGEYKAQILRLGATEKEARESPKRIPIPKIAVEEGSDVEGAVTKKATAARMKKTAVNRTAAKKDRYEQILKKQMSHALRQNSEQTRKTRLSSSSSSDDSLVSSSEVTEEKKKTKFWKKRCKELRQDNIFLQEQVSSQQVLLNSKFLRFEDLQHSKEADVESCTVQARKETAKATSNLDAGSLHSRSAIDDFIEEPPTSMTGKCFSYLEDGSFHLQKGICLTPIQAKRILSHKKARLVVKETAQAIWSQKGLASRSVKGGVAPGRRNLGEVAKPALTPEKVAVLEETLNHWSHVTGADSSIAARNLTSILTEKIQDCIKAERRKPPQ; this is encoded by the exons ATGTTCGCGCTAGTTCGCTTTCTAGATAGTGACCATGCACATGACACTCGTATATATGTTGTGCGAGTGGAGGATATCCATGATTTTCATCCGAAGCACGAGACGGATTTCGATGGCAAGGCAGTGTATGTCGTTCACTGGGAGGATGAAGCAAACGGTGACGACACGGGTGAATATAAAGCCCAGATACTTCGACTTGGCG CCACAGAGAAAGAAGCTCGGGAATCGCCAAAAAGAATTCCGATCCCTAAAATTGCAGTTGAGGAAGGCTCGGACGTTGAAGGAGCTGTGACCAAGAAGGCCACT GCTGCAAGAATGAAAAAAACAGCTGTCAACCGAACTGCAGCAAAAAAAGACCGGTACGAGCAGATCTTGAAAAAGCAGATGAGCCACGCTCTCCGACAGAACTCGGAACAAACT CGAAAAACGCGACTGAGTTCATCATCAAGCTCGGATGACTCTCTCGTGTCCAGCTCAGAAGtaacagaagagaagaaaaaaaccaaaTTTTGGAAAAAGAGATGCAAGGAGCTGCGGCAAGACAACATCTTCTTGCAAGAACAAGTTAGCTCACAGCAGGTGCTGTTAAACTCAAAATTTCTGAGGT TTGAAGACCTGCAGCACAGCAAAGAGGCTGACGTTGAGAGCTGCACTGTACAAGCTAGAAAGGAGACAGCAAAGGCCACAAGCAACCTAG ATGCTGGCAGTCTACACTCACGAAGTGCCATTGATG ACTTCATAGAGGAACCTCCCACTTCGATGACTG GGAAATGTTTTTCATATTTAGAAGATGGCTCT TTTCATCTTCAAAAGGGCATCTGCCTGACGCCTATTCAGGCAAAAAGAATTCTGTCTCACAAGAAGGCAAGGCTGGTGGTGAAGGAAACGGCACAAGCCATATGGTCCCAGAAAGGGCTAGCGTCACGCAGTGTTAAAGGTGGCGTAGCTCCAGGAAGAAGGAACCTCGGCGAGGTTGCAAAGCCTGCGCTGACACCTGAAAAGGTCGCGGTTCTGGAAG AAACACTCAACCATTGGTCGCATGTGACAGGCGCCGACTCGTCCATTGCAGCCCGAAACTTGACCAGCATACTAACTGAAAAAATTCAGGATTGCATCAAGGCAGAGCGACGAAAACCTCCACAGTAA
- the LOC142813821 gene encoding uncharacterized protein LOC142813821 isoform X3, protein MFALVRFLDSDHAHDTRIYVVRVEDIHDFHPKHETDFDGKAVYVVHWEDEANGDDTGEYKAQILRLGATEKEARESPKRIPIPKIAVEEGSDVEGAVTKKATAARMKKTAVNRTAAKKDRYEQILKKQMSHALRQNSEQTRKTRLSSSSSSDDSLVSSSEVTEEKKKTKFWKKRCKELRQDNIFLQEQVSSQQVLLNSKFLRFEDLQHSKEADVESCTVQARKETAKATSNLVKSIQETVPGSPNAGSLHSRSAIDGKALGLFLLYCLRVIITMQNIYADFIEEPPTSMTGKCFSYLEDGSFHLQKGICLTPIQAKRILSHKKARLVVKETAQAIWSQKGLASRSVKGGVAPGRRNLGEVAKPALTPEKVAVLEETLNHWSHVTGADSSIAARNLTSILTEKIQDCIKAERRKPPQ, encoded by the exons ATGTTCGCGCTAGTTCGCTTTCTAGATAGTGACCATGCACATGACACTCGTATATATGTTGTGCGAGTGGAGGATATCCATGATTTTCATCCGAAGCACGAGACGGATTTCGATGGCAAGGCAGTGTATGTCGTTCACTGGGAGGATGAAGCAAACGGTGACGACACGGGTGAATATAAAGCCCAGATACTTCGACTTGGCG CCACAGAGAAAGAAGCTCGGGAATCGCCAAAAAGAATTCCGATCCCTAAAATTGCAGTTGAGGAAGGCTCGGACGTTGAAGGAGCTGTGACCAAGAAGGCCACT GCTGCAAGAATGAAAAAAACAGCTGTCAACCGAACTGCAGCAAAAAAAGACCGGTACGAGCAGATCTTGAAAAAGCAGATGAGCCACGCTCTCCGACAGAACTCGGAACAAACT CGAAAAACGCGACTGAGTTCATCATCAAGCTCGGATGACTCTCTCGTGTCCAGCTCAGAAGtaacagaagagaagaaaaaaaccaaaTTTTGGAAAAAGAGATGCAAGGAGCTGCGGCAAGACAACATCTTCTTGCAAGAACAAGTTAGCTCACAGCAGGTGCTGTTAAACTCAAAATTTCTGAGGT TTGAAGACCTGCAGCACAGCAAAGAGGCTGACGTTGAGAGCTGCACTGTACAAGCTAGAAAGGAGACAGCAAAGGCCACAAGCAACCTAG TAAAGTCCATTCAAGAGACTGTGCCTGGGTCACCGA ATGCTGGCAGTCTACACTCACGAAGTGCCATTGATGGTAAGGCTTTAGGTTTATTTCTATTGTATTGCTTACGTGTAATTATAACAATGCAAAATATTTATGCAGACTTCATAGAGGAACCTCCCACTTCGATGACTG GGAAATGTTTTTCATATTTAGAAGATGGCTCT TTTCATCTTCAAAAGGGCATCTGCCTGACGCCTATTCAGGCAAAAAGAATTCTGTCTCACAAGAAGGCAAGGCTGGTGGTGAAGGAAACGGCACAAGCCATATGGTCCCAGAAAGGGCTAGCGTCACGCAGTGTTAAAGGTGGCGTAGCTCCAGGAAGAAGGAACCTCGGCGAGGTTGCAAAGCCTGCGCTGACACCTGAAAAGGTCGCGGTTCTGGAAG AAACACTCAACCATTGGTCGCATGTGACAGGCGCCGACTCGTCCATTGCAGCCCGAAACTTGACCAGCATACTAACTGAAAAAATTCAGGATTGCATCAAGGCAGAGCGACGAAAACCTCCACAGTAA
- the LOC142813821 gene encoding uncharacterized protein LOC142813821 isoform X8, translating to MFALVRFLDSDHAHDTRIYVVRVEDIHDFHPKHETDFDGKAVYVVHWEDEANGDDTGEYKAQILRLGATEKEARESPKRIPIPKIAVEEGSDVEGAVTKKATAARMKKTAVNRTAAKKDRYEQILKKQMSHALRQNSEQTRKTRLSSSSSSDDSLVSSSEVTEEKKKTKFWKKRCKELRQDNIFLQEQVSSQQVLLNSKFLRFEDLQHSKEADVESCTVQARKETAKATSNLVKSIQETVPGSPNAGSLHSRSAIDDFIEEPPTSMTACAAKESDDLPSPRKCFSYLEDGSIPSH from the exons ATGTTCGCGCTAGTTCGCTTTCTAGATAGTGACCATGCACATGACACTCGTATATATGTTGTGCGAGTGGAGGATATCCATGATTTTCATCCGAAGCACGAGACGGATTTCGATGGCAAGGCAGTGTATGTCGTTCACTGGGAGGATGAAGCAAACGGTGACGACACGGGTGAATATAAAGCCCAGATACTTCGACTTGGCG CCACAGAGAAAGAAGCTCGGGAATCGCCAAAAAGAATTCCGATCCCTAAAATTGCAGTTGAGGAAGGCTCGGACGTTGAAGGAGCTGTGACCAAGAAGGCCACT GCTGCAAGAATGAAAAAAACAGCTGTCAACCGAACTGCAGCAAAAAAAGACCGGTACGAGCAGATCTTGAAAAAGCAGATGAGCCACGCTCTCCGACAGAACTCGGAACAAACT CGAAAAACGCGACTGAGTTCATCATCAAGCTCGGATGACTCTCTCGTGTCCAGCTCAGAAGtaacagaagagaagaaaaaaaccaaaTTTTGGAAAAAGAGATGCAAGGAGCTGCGGCAAGACAACATCTTCTTGCAAGAACAAGTTAGCTCACAGCAGGTGCTGTTAAACTCAAAATTTCTGAGGT TTGAAGACCTGCAGCACAGCAAAGAGGCTGACGTTGAGAGCTGCACTGTACAAGCTAGAAAGGAGACAGCAAAGGCCACAAGCAACCTAG TAAAGTCCATTCAAGAGACTGTGCCTGGGTCACCGA ATGCTGGCAGTCTACACTCACGAAGTGCCATTGATG ACTTCATAGAGGAACCTCCCACTTCGATGACTG CATGTGCAGCAAAAGAATCTGATGACCTGCCTAGTCCAA GGAAATGTTTTTCATATTTAGAAGATGGCTCT ATCCCTTCACATTGA